A part of Streptomyces sp. NBC_01497 genomic DNA contains:
- a CDS encoding IPT/TIG domain-containing protein, with amino-acid sequence MNDARSTSTTARLAAPAAGPVLTSVVPSTGPAAGNNTVTLNGSGFAGVTAVAFGSTPALTYTVNSTTKITAVAPPGTGAVAVTVRNPGGTSNPVTYTYAAAPTLTSVSPSQGPASGGTTVVLVGTGLSAATSVVFGATPATTFTVDSSTQITAVAPAGSGAVPITVTTPGGTTGPVFFFYLTAPTLISVTPTQGPASGGAGVTLRGADLTGTTAVLFGATLATTFTVDSPTQLTAVTPPGSGTAPVTVTTPAGSSNSLAYTYVPAPHLSGLSPSQGPLDPGTVITLTGSGLTTTTAVRFGAVPAAFTLLSDATITASVPSGPAGTVLVTVTTSGGTSNSLPYTRVSAPHI; translated from the coding sequence ATGAACGACGCACGCTCCACGTCGACCACCGCGCGCTTGGCCGCTCCAGCGGCAGGACCCGTACTGACCTCGGTCGTTCCTTCTACCGGGCCCGCTGCCGGCAACAACACCGTGACACTCAACGGCAGTGGTTTTGCCGGCGTCACCGCGGTTGCCTTCGGCAGCACACCGGCCCTCACCTACACCGTGAATTCCACGACGAAGATCACTGCCGTGGCACCGCCCGGCACGGGCGCCGTCGCTGTCACCGTCAGGAACCCCGGGGGCACCAGTAACCCTGTCACTTACACCTACGCCGCGGCCCCGACCCTGACATCCGTCTCGCCCAGCCAGGGGCCCGCTTCCGGCGGCACGACGGTCGTTCTTGTCGGCACCGGCCTGTCGGCAGCGACCTCGGTCGTGTTCGGCGCCACGCCCGCCACCACGTTCACCGTCGACTCGTCCACCCAGATCACCGCCGTCGCACCCGCCGGCTCGGGAGCCGTCCCGATCACCGTCACGACCCCCGGCGGCACAACAGGGCCGGTCTTCTTCTTCTACCTCACCGCCCCCACTCTCATCTCCGTGACCCCCACCCAAGGACCCGCGTCCGGAGGTGCCGGCGTCACCCTGAGGGGCGCCGACCTGACGGGGACCACCGCGGTGCTCTTCGGGGCCACCCTCGCGACCACGTTCACCGTCGACTCCCCGACGCAGCTCACCGCCGTCACCCCGCCCGGCAGCGGAACGGCGCCGGTGACGGTCACCACGCCGGCTGGCTCCAGCAACTCGCTGGCCTACACCTACGTGCCCGCGCCTCACCTGTCCGGCCTCTCCCCGAGCCAGGGACCCCTCGATCCGGGAACCGTGATCACCCTCACCGGCAGCGGCCTGACCACCACCACCGCTGTCCGCTTCGGAGCAGTACCGGCCGCATTCACCCTGCTGTCGGACGCCACGATCACCGCCTCCGTCCCCTCGGGACCGGCCGGCACCGTTCTCGTCACCGTGACCACCTCGGGCGGGACCAGCAATTCCCTGCCGTACACGCGCGTCTCCGCGCCACACATCTGA
- a CDS encoding Ig-like domain-containing protein, with the protein MARRQLRSQGTLMAAAALATVVGLATPAAAADSETTVQASPSTAALESPVTLTATVTCPEDPSGGLGVTFFDGGDPLKTVLLDDSGQATDTTEFDTTGTHTITAAYNGNQEGGVGCGASSTTTTVTVTERPTPPNPGPCLLLCTPTLGTSLINFSTGNINNNIGNDVKNNIHLH; encoded by the coding sequence ATGGCACGTAGACAACTGCGTTCGCAGGGCACACTCATGGCCGCAGCCGCGCTGGCGACCGTGGTCGGCTTGGCTACTCCGGCCGCGGCGGCGGATTCCGAGACCACCGTCCAGGCGTCGCCGTCGACGGCCGCCCTCGAAAGCCCGGTCACGCTCACTGCCACCGTCACCTGCCCCGAAGACCCCAGCGGTGGCCTGGGCGTGACCTTCTTCGACGGCGGCGACCCGTTGAAAACCGTGCTGCTGGATGACAGTGGCCAAGCCACCGACACCACGGAGTTCGACACCACCGGCACGCATACCATCACAGCTGCCTACAACGGAAACCAAGAGGGAGGCGTCGGCTGCGGGGCTTCGAGCACGACCACCACAGTCACGGTGACAGAACGCCCGACGCCCCCCAACCCCGGGCCCTGCCTGCTCCTTTGCACGCCGACTCTGGGAACGTCCCTGATCAACTTCAGTACGGGCAACATCAACAACAACATCGGCAACGACGTCAAGAACAATATCCACCTGCACTGA
- a CDS encoding IPT/TIG domain-containing protein yields the protein MPISPNQGSSGGGTLVTITGTNLSGTTAVRFGTRPATSVTNVSPTQVTAVSPSGNGVVGVTVTTPGGTSNPLSFFYVGPPFKQSLSPTSGSTAGGETVTITGTGLSTATSVAFGANSATPTVISDSQITAVAPAGTAGTVGVSVTTAGGSNNGLSYTYVAVPTVTAVAPDEGPTSGGTAVTITGTGLASTTEVTFDGNPAPFTVISDTAVSAVTPPGAAGAVDVVISNDAGSATAADGFTYVAGPGI from the coding sequence ATGCCCATCAGTCCGAATCAGGGATCCAGTGGTGGTGGCACGCTTGTCACCATCACCGGGACCAACTTGTCCGGCACGACCGCGGTGCGCTTCGGCACCCGGCCGGCCACCTCGGTCACCAACGTCTCCCCGACGCAGGTCACCGCTGTCTCCCCGTCCGGTAACGGCGTGGTCGGCGTCACCGTCACCACTCCGGGCGGCACGAGCAACCCGCTCTCGTTCTTCTACGTCGGGCCGCCCTTCAAGCAGTCGTTGAGCCCCACCTCGGGCTCGACTGCCGGAGGCGAGACCGTCACCATCACCGGCACGGGCCTGTCGACGGCCACCAGCGTGGCCTTCGGCGCCAACAGTGCGACGCCGACGGTGATCTCGGACAGCCAGATCACCGCCGTCGCACCGGCCGGCACCGCCGGAACGGTGGGCGTCAGCGTCACGACGGCCGGCGGCAGCAACAACGGTCTGTCCTACACCTACGTCGCGGTCCCGACCGTGACCGCGGTCGCCCCGGACGAGGGGCCGACGTCGGGCGGCACGGCTGTGACCATCACCGGAACCGGCCTCGCCAGCACCACCGAGGTCACCTTCGACGGCAACCCGGCACCCTTCACCGTGATCTCCGACACCGCCGTGTCGGCCGTCACGCCGCCGGGGGCGGCCGGCGCCGTCGACGTCGTGATCAGTAACGACGCGGGCAGCGCGACCGCCGCGGACGGCTTCACCTACGTGGCAGGACCCGGCATCTGA
- a CDS encoding class I SAM-dependent methyltransferase, with amino-acid sequence MTAARATALFDQVASVYDEVLPFFTGFGRQHMEWLAPVHDTRVLDLGAGRGALTAAALTRGRHVTAVDCAPGMIERLSIQHPRVHEARVMDAHQLAFPDSSFDLVCAGFVVHLLDDPAAAAHEIRRVLTPGGVFSFSVPGPVEDAPEWEFYGALFREFQPLIPVGEGRLSRPLDAERFLATAGFTSVSEIAIEQRLPVPDADTFWNWGLSHGSRAFFDALPADARTEFEARAELSAMDPIVFAAGAHLWRGTSPA; translated from the coding sequence ATGACCGCAGCGCGAGCTACCGCCCTCTTCGACCAGGTGGCCTCGGTATATGACGAGGTACTGCCGTTCTTCACCGGGTTCGGCCGACAGCATATGGAGTGGCTCGCTCCGGTGCACGACACCCGTGTCCTCGACCTGGGCGCCGGGCGCGGCGCCCTGACCGCTGCCGCGCTCACCCGCGGCCGCCACGTGACGGCGGTGGACTGCGCCCCTGGCATGATCGAGCGGCTCTCGATCCAGCACCCGCGGGTTCACGAAGCGCGGGTGATGGACGCTCACCAACTGGCCTTCCCCGACAGCTCCTTCGACCTGGTCTGTGCGGGATTCGTCGTCCACCTGCTCGATGATCCGGCGGCGGCAGCCCACGAGATCCGTCGAGTCCTCACCCCCGGCGGGGTGTTCTCCTTCTCCGTCCCCGGCCCGGTCGAGGACGCGCCGGAGTGGGAGTTCTACGGTGCTCTCTTCCGCGAGTTTCAGCCCCTGATACCCGTCGGCGAAGGACGGCTCAGTCGGCCCTTGGACGCGGAGCGGTTCCTCGCGACGGCGGGGTTCACCAGCGTCAGTGAGATCGCCATCGAGCAGCGTCTTCCCGTCCCCGACGCCGACACGTTCTGGAACTGGGGGCTCTCGCACGGCTCCCGCGCCTTCTTCGACGCCCTCCCGGCAGATGCCCGAACCGAGTTCGAAGCCCGAGCAGAGCTGTCCGCCATGGACCCGATCGTATTTGCCGCCGGCGCCCACCTCTGGCGCGGCACCTCACCAGCCTGA
- a CDS encoding MurR/RpiR family transcriptional regulator, with product MESHSLGSQLAARVRTQLPLLKDAEARVAQVLLDQGRDLVTLSVSDVATLAHTASSTVVRACQRLGFRGFQEVKILAAAGAPPPVPVGGPQADALTRTVHTARETLDGLTTTVSQTQMDDVARVLSLAPHTLVVGAGLSSAVCLDAAYRLRALGMTVDAPCDPITAELAAGLLPPSAACLAVSHTGATRSTVAAAERARTAGATVIALTSYAHTPLTEASTHTLLAGGQDLILGLEAVASRLAHLAVIDALTLTLLETQGPRARAALRLSAEVTAAHAY from the coding sequence ATGGAATCACATTCCCTGGGGAGCCAACTTGCCGCCCGCGTCCGGACTCAGCTGCCGCTACTGAAAGATGCCGAGGCGCGGGTTGCTCAGGTCCTCCTCGACCAAGGGCGGGACCTGGTCACACTCAGCGTCAGCGACGTCGCGACCCTTGCGCACACCGCCTCGTCCACCGTGGTGCGCGCCTGCCAGCGTCTCGGCTTCCGGGGCTTCCAAGAAGTCAAGATCCTCGCCGCGGCCGGCGCACCGCCGCCCGTTCCGGTCGGCGGCCCCCAAGCCGACGCCCTCACACGAACCGTGCACACCGCTCGCGAGACCCTGGACGGCCTGACCACAACCGTCTCCCAGACCCAGATGGACGACGTCGCCCGCGTCCTCTCCCTCGCGCCACACACCCTGGTCGTCGGTGCGGGTCTGTCCTCGGCAGTCTGCCTGGACGCCGCCTACCGACTGCGCGCCCTGGGAATGACCGTCGACGCGCCCTGCGACCCCATCACCGCCGAACTCGCCGCCGGACTGCTCCCGCCCTCTGCCGCCTGCCTGGCAGTCAGCCACACCGGCGCCACACGCAGTACGGTTGCCGCCGCCGAGCGAGCCCGCACAGCGGGAGCCACAGTCATCGCCCTCACCAGCTACGCGCACACACCACTGACGGAAGCCAGCACACACACCCTCCTCGCCGGAGGACAAGACCTGATCCTCGGACTTGAAGCCGTCGCCAGCAGGCTGGCACACCTCGCGGTGATCGACGCCCTCACGCTTACCCTCTTGGAGACACAAGGCCCCCGTGCCCGGGCGGCCTTGAGGCTTTCCGCCGAAGTCACGGCCGCGCACGCGTACTGA
- a CDS encoding EamA family transporter: MPLPIVIAVLGAALLHAAWNALAHAAQDKLVAFALIDLGYLACSAVIVTLAPVPDRAAWPFIAGSAALQILYQLLLLQSYRLGDFGQVYPLARGTSPWVVAVLSVCALGESLPTAELTGVLVLSAGLAILAFADGRPGRAQLPALSAAVATGVMIASYTVVDATGVRRAGTVVGYVGWMFLAQALPLPLFALIRRRRSLLTDLRPTWPRGMTGGVLSLAAYGLVVWAQSRAPENLPAIAALRETSIILGVLMSTFLFHERLGRARTAASTVVLVGIAVLELTPR; this comes from the coding sequence ATGCCGCTGCCGATAGTCATCGCGGTGCTGGGGGCGGCGCTGCTTCACGCGGCCTGGAACGCCTTGGCGCACGCCGCCCAGGACAAACTCGTCGCCTTCGCCCTCATCGATCTGGGCTATCTGGCATGCTCCGCGGTGATCGTGACCCTTGCCCCCGTCCCCGACCGGGCGGCCTGGCCGTTCATCGCCGGCTCGGCAGCGCTGCAGATCCTCTATCAACTGTTGCTGCTCCAGTCCTACCGGCTCGGGGACTTCGGTCAGGTGTACCCGCTCGCCCGCGGGACCTCGCCCTGGGTCGTAGCGGTGCTCTCGGTCTGCGCACTTGGTGAGTCTCTTCCGACCGCTGAACTGACGGGTGTCCTGGTGCTGTCCGCGGGCCTGGCGATCCTCGCCTTCGCTGACGGACGACCCGGACGGGCCCAACTCCCCGCCTTGTCGGCTGCCGTCGCGACCGGCGTCATGATCGCCTCCTACACCGTCGTCGACGCGACCGGCGTTCGCCGTGCGGGAACCGTCGTCGGCTACGTCGGCTGGATGTTCCTGGCACAAGCACTGCCCCTGCCCCTGTTCGCCCTCATCCGGCGCCGACGGTCGCTGCTGACAGATCTGCGCCCCACCTGGCCGCGCGGCATGACCGGAGGCGTCCTGTCCCTGGCCGCCTATGGACTGGTCGTGTGGGCACAGTCCCGAGCTCCGGAAAACCTGCCCGCCATCGCCGCACTGCGCGAGACGAGCATCATCCTCGGTGTCCTGATGAGTACCTTCCTCTTCCACGAGAGGCTCGGCCGCGCCCGTACCGCCGCCAGTACGGTGGTCCTCGTCGGCATCGCCGTCCTCGAACTCACGCCCAGGTAG
- a CDS encoding ricin-type beta-trefoil lectin domain protein: MRYQKAGFAALTAAALSMGAALPATAAPHQAPATVGQARTAAASTALRVMPLGDSITWGVGSSTGNSYRGDLWNELSSEGHALDFVGTQRNGTMSDPDSEGHSGWRIDQIAGIADSVLAQYRPNVVTLEIGTNDLNQNYQVSTATDRLHALIDQVTADAPDATVLVGTLIVSTNPTEEPNRPAFNGAIPGIVQSEQAAGKHVRLVDMSALNAADLSDQLHPNDGGYSKMADAFNAGIQAADSAGWIKAPVATGGRSVRSGISGKCLDVNGGSSTNGTAAQIWSCNNTGAQVWTASSDGTLRALGKCLDVTGAGTANGSKVEVWDCNGGGNQQWQPYNGGFRNPASGRCLDDPASSTSNGTEVEIWDCNGGANQQWYTS, encoded by the coding sequence ATGAGGTACCAGAAGGCGGGATTCGCCGCACTGACAGCGGCCGCGCTCAGTATGGGCGCCGCCCTGCCCGCGACCGCCGCCCCCCACCAGGCTCCTGCCACCGTCGGACAGGCCAGGACCGCCGCTGCCTCCACCGCGCTACGGGTGATGCCGCTGGGCGACTCGATCACCTGGGGCGTCGGCAGCAGCACCGGCAACAGCTACCGCGGCGACCTGTGGAACGAGCTGTCCTCCGAGGGCCACGCGCTGGACTTCGTCGGCACCCAGCGCAACGGCACCATGTCCGACCCGGACAGCGAGGGCCACTCCGGCTGGCGGATTGACCAGATCGCCGGCATCGCCGACTCCGTGCTGGCCCAGTACCGGCCCAATGTCGTCACCCTGGAGATCGGCACCAACGACCTCAACCAGAACTACCAGGTCTCCACCGCCACCGACCGGCTGCACGCCCTGATCGACCAGGTCACCGCCGACGCACCCGACGCCACGGTGCTGGTCGGCACGCTCATCGTGTCGACGAACCCGACCGAGGAGCCCAACCGGCCCGCGTTCAACGGCGCGATACCGGGCATCGTCCAGAGTGAGCAGGCGGCCGGCAAGCACGTAAGACTGGTCGACATGAGCGCCCTGAACGCCGCCGACCTGTCCGACCAGTTGCACCCCAACGACGGCGGCTACAGCAAGATGGCCGACGCCTTCAACGCCGGCATTCAGGCGGCTGACAGCGCAGGCTGGATCAAGGCCCCCGTCGCCACCGGTGGTCGATCCGTGCGGTCGGGCATCTCCGGCAAGTGCCTCGACGTCAACGGCGGCAGCTCCACCAACGGTACGGCCGCGCAGATCTGGTCCTGCAACAACACCGGCGCGCAAGTGTGGACCGCGTCCTCGGACGGTACGCTGCGCGCGCTCGGCAAGTGCCTGGACGTGACCGGCGCAGGCACCGCGAACGGCAGCAAGGTCGAGGTGTGGGACTGCAACGGCGGTGGCAACCAACAGTGGCAGCCGTACAACGGCGGCTTCCGCAACCCCGCTTCCGGCCGCTGCCTCGATGACCCCGCGTCCTCCACGAGCAACGGCACCGAGGTGGAGATCTGGGACTGCAACGGTGGCGCGAACCAGCAGTGGTACACCTCCTGA